One segment of Pseudodesulfovibrio sp. 5S69 DNA contains the following:
- a CDS encoding formate dehydrogenase accessory sulfurtransferase FdhD: MAPISHLRAVSGQAEPRRTERPAEVRPLQLACPVTIQRYSDGKLSFKDDQIAEEADIRLTVNGQAEAILARTPGDDLNLVAGYLFSLSRVMCPEDILNIAFSYHGPSRVDVVLKTPVAVRRIYPSPRPVHIAPELLFELKELFERRQSLFKNTGSTHAAALFSVEGELISYGEDVGRHNAFDKAVGRALLEGTLESVTIAMLSSRLALELATKATTANIPVLCGFSAATSSAITYAERNNLSLVGRIKDNSFNVYANGWRFR; encoded by the coding sequence CGGCCGAGGTCCGGCCCCTGCAACTGGCCTGTCCGGTGACCATCCAGCGGTATTCGGACGGAAAGCTGTCCTTCAAGGACGACCAGATCGCTGAGGAGGCGGACATCCGCCTGACCGTCAACGGTCAGGCGGAGGCGATCCTGGCCCGGACGCCGGGCGACGACCTGAACCTGGTGGCGGGCTACCTGTTCTCGCTGTCCAGGGTCATGTGCCCGGAGGACATCCTGAACATCGCCTTTTCCTATCACGGCCCGTCGCGCGTGGACGTGGTCCTCAAGACCCCGGTGGCCGTGCGGCGCATCTATCCCTCCCCCCGGCCGGTGCACATCGCCCCGGAGTTGCTCTTCGAACTGAAGGAGTTGTTCGAGCGGCGGCAGAGTCTGTTCAAGAACACCGGCTCCACCCATGCGGCGGCCCTGTTCTCGGTGGAAGGGGAGCTGATCTCCTACGGGGAGGACGTGGGGCGGCACAACGCCTTTGACAAGGCCGTGGGCCGGGCGCTGTTGGAGGGAACCCTGGAGTCGGTGACCATCGCCATGCTCTCGTCCAGGCTCGCCCTTGAGCTGGCCACCAAGGCGACCACGGCCAACATTCCGGTGCTCTGCGGGTTCTCGGCCGCGACCAGTTCGGCCATCACCTACGCCGAGCGCAACAACCTGAGCCTGGTCGGGCGCATCAAGGACAATTCCTTCAACGTCTACGCCAACGGCTGGCGGTTCCGCTAA
- a CDS encoding chalcone isomerase family protein: MKRLFAALLLALLCLTPARAAELAGVTLPDTVEVGAQKLVLNGIALREKFVFDVYVAGLYLTEKSSDPAAILQKEEPRMMVMHFVRDVDAKAIREAWIDGLEANVKDITPDLRDKFDQLNDMMTDIKEGQEMGFTYDPGTGTDVMVAGMARGGIPGKDFADAILATWIGPKPGPGKTFKKQILGEN; the protein is encoded by the coding sequence ATGAAACGACTTTTTGCCGCCCTGCTGTTGGCCCTGCTCTGCCTCACCCCGGCCCGCGCGGCCGAGCTGGCGGGCGTGACCCTGCCCGACACCGTGGAGGTGGGCGCCCAGAAGCTCGTGCTCAACGGCATAGCCCTGCGCGAGAAATTCGTCTTCGACGTCTATGTGGCGGGCCTCTACCTGACGGAGAAGTCCAGCGATCCCGCAGCGATCCTCCAAAAGGAAGAACCGCGCATGATGGTCATGCACTTTGTCCGCGACGTGGACGCCAAGGCCATCAGGGAGGCGTGGATCGACGGCCTCGAGGCCAACGTGAAGGACATCACCCCGGACCTGCGCGACAAATTCGACCAACTGAACGACATGATGACCGACATCAAGGAGGGCCAGGAGATGGGCTTCACCTATGATCCGGGCACCGGCACCGACGTCATGGTCGCCGGAATGGCCCGGGGCGGCATCCCCGGCAAGGACTTCGCCGACGCCATCCTGGCCACCTGGATCGGCCCCAAGCCCGGACCGGGCAAAACTTTCAAGAAACAGATACTGGGCGAGAACTAG
- a CDS encoding alpha/beta fold hydrolase, translating into MDRFEAVETTGESQVGGWVQTTDGVRLWVEIRGTGRPVILLHGWTMSSLFWRRQAQLADACQVVTIDFRGHGRSQSTPRGHTVPRYALDVREVIAALGLTRALLLGWSMGGSVVLEYWHRFGPDRLAGLGLVETGPYPMSPAPWNVHKCHGHNEEAMREDLAAMQADRRGFAERFVNAMFLPGHAPEHALKWMVAEQLKAAPDTASAIYEDYARRDYTPVLPSVSLPALVVYGRSLHMCYGPSTGRFVAASLPDSRFVILDKSGHMPFYEQPEEFNQTVSGFLDTLNA; encoded by the coding sequence ATGGACCGGTTCGAGGCCGTGGAGACCACCGGCGAGAGCCAGGTGGGCGGATGGGTGCAGACCACCGACGGCGTACGCCTGTGGGTGGAGATCCGCGGCACGGGCAGGCCCGTCATCCTGCTCCACGGCTGGACCATGAGCTCCCTGTTCTGGCGGCGCCAGGCCCAACTGGCGGACGCCTGCCAGGTGGTGACCATCGACTTTCGCGGCCACGGCCGCTCCCAGTCCACGCCGCGCGGCCACACCGTCCCGCGCTACGCCCTGGACGTGCGCGAGGTGATCGCCGCGCTGGGGCTGACCCGTGCCCTGCTCCTGGGCTGGTCCATGGGCGGCTCCGTGGTGCTGGAATACTGGCACCGGTTCGGCCCGGACCGGCTGGCCGGGCTCGGCTTGGTGGAGACCGGCCCGTATCCCATGTCTCCGGCGCCGTGGAACGTGCACAAATGCCACGGCCACAACGAGGAGGCCATGCGCGAAGACCTGGCCGCCATGCAGGCGGACCGCAGGGGATTCGCCGAGCGGTTCGTCAACGCCATGTTCCTGCCCGGCCACGCCCCGGAACACGCCCTGAAATGGATGGTCGCCGAGCAACTCAAGGCCGCCCCGGACACGGCCTCCGCCATCTACGAGGACTACGCCCGGCGCGACTACACGCCCGTGCTGCCCTCGGTGAGCCTGCCCGCCCTGGTGGTTTACGGCCGCTCCCTGCACATGTGCTACGGGCCTTCCACCGGCCGATTCGTGGCCGCGTCCCTGCCGGATTCGCGCTTCGTCATCCTGGACAAAAGCGGCCATATGCCGTTTTATGAACAACCCGAAGAGTTCAACCAAACCGTTTCCGGATTTCTGGACACCCTGAACGCCTGA
- the tsaA gene encoding tRNA (N6-threonylcarbamoyladenosine(37)-N6)-methyltransferase TrmO, which yields MDKELVIIGTVQSEIKDIESAPKMETEAGAVRARIVMDPAYAEAMDGLEPGDRLELFTWFHKSDRTVLKVHPRGIKDRPLRGVFATRSPARPNPIGLHRVTLVAIEEPLTLVVEPLEAIDGTPIIDIKPKPREK from the coding sequence ATGGACAAGGAACTGGTCATCATCGGTACCGTTCAATCGGAGATCAAGGACATCGAATCGGCCCCCAAGATGGAAACCGAGGCCGGAGCCGTGCGCGCCCGCATCGTCATGGACCCGGCCTATGCCGAGGCCATGGACGGGCTTGAACCGGGCGACAGGCTCGAACTTTTCACATGGTTCCACAAGTCCGACCGCACGGTCCTCAAGGTCCATCCGAGGGGCATCAAGGACCGCCCCCTGCGCGGCGTGTTTGCCACCCGCTCCCCGGCCCGGCCCAACCCCATCGGCCTGCACCGCGTCACCCTGGTAGCCATCGAAGAGCCCCTGACCCTGGTGGTGGAGCCGCTGGAGGCCATCGACGGCACCCCGATCATCGACATCAAGCCCAAGCCTCGGGAAAAGTAG
- the thiL gene encoding thiamine-phosphate kinase — translation MRSEAHFLELIDSHFSREHDFLALGRGDDCAVLRGGTDYCVTSDLFLEGEHFRRDYFSAADIGYKALAVNISDIAAMGAKPVAFTMDLMAPVDLPDEFWDEFLRSMAGLARQNDMVLAGGDLSRSDRLGISISAFGAPGSTGFLRRRNCAFGDILFTVGDIGLARTGLMALEAEGIKARETLPAAVMAHLRPKPKVMIGTLLNAAGIKGLMDLSDGLARDLPRFTGPDLGANLTIDPETLHNDLHAWCKAAGLDPVEFAVLGGEDYSLLGAVSPFDAGKARSVPGFMEIGTVTREPGIILNGKPFDNPGFDHFSQ, via the coding sequence ATGCGAAGCGAAGCACACTTTCTGGAACTGATCGACAGCCACTTCTCCCGCGAGCACGATTTCCTGGCCCTGGGCCGGGGCGACGACTGCGCCGTGCTCCGGGGCGGAACCGACTACTGCGTGACCTCGGACCTCTTTCTGGAGGGCGAGCACTTTCGGCGCGATTACTTCTCGGCAGCCGACATCGGCTACAAGGCCCTGGCCGTGAACATCAGCGATATCGCGGCCATGGGGGCCAAACCCGTGGCTTTCACCATGGACTTGATGGCCCCGGTGGACCTCCCGGACGAATTCTGGGACGAATTTCTCAGGTCCATGGCCGGACTGGCCCGGCAAAACGACATGGTCCTGGCGGGCGGCGACCTGAGCCGGAGCGACCGGCTGGGCATATCCATCTCAGCCTTCGGCGCGCCCGGCTCCACCGGGTTCCTGCGGCGCCGCAACTGCGCCTTCGGGGACATCCTGTTCACCGTGGGCGACATCGGCCTGGCCCGGACCGGGCTCATGGCCCTGGAGGCCGAGGGCATCAAGGCGCGCGAGACCCTGCCCGCCGCGGTCATGGCCCACCTGCGGCCCAAACCCAAAGTCATGATCGGCACCCTGCTCAACGCGGCCGGGATCAAGGGGCTCATGGACCTGTCCGACGGCCTGGCCCGCGACCTGCCCCGCTTCACGGGGCCGGACCTGGGCGCGAACCTGACCATTGATCCCGAGACCCTGCACAACGACCTGCACGCCTGGTGCAAGGCGGCAGGTCTCGACCCGGTGGAATTCGCCGTGCTCGGCGGCGAGGACTATTCCCTGCTCGGCGCGGTCTCCCCGTTCGACGCGGGCAAGGCCCGGTCCGTACCCGGCTTCATGGAGATCGGCACGGTCACCAGGGAGCCCGGCATCATCCTGAACGGCAAGCCGTTCGACAACCCCGGATTCGACCACTTCAGCCAATAA
- a CDS encoding ATP-dependent helicase has product MSIDFENELNEAQREAVTTTEGPVLVIAGAGSGKTRTIVYRLAHLVNQGVDPAQILLLTFTRKAAQEMLARAETILGRSLHGTSGGTFHSFAYATLRRNAADIGFESGFTLMDRADSENICKEVRDTLKLGKGDRSYPKKATLLDMITKSRNKELTIEAVMEREAYHLSPYLEDIQRIADGYAQFKREHALVDYDDLLFLLDDLLAKNEPLRNQLQARYRYIMVDEYQDTNLVQARIVKHLAGTKGNVMAVGDDAQSIYAFRGANVANILEFPNIFEGTRVIRLEKNYRSVQPILDLTNEILKGATTKFDKHLYSDLKSDKLPQVVHPLSDQTQARLVVDQILELGRKHLLHDVAVLFRAGYQSFPLEVALTRIGIDYQKFGGIRFHEAAHVKDVLSYIRLILNPHDLLAWQRAMEHIKGVGPKTVAKIYQAMHSGDKKYMAKMVKKHEPLKELLTELDRLRAGPMKPSTILEAVLAFYQPILIEKYPDDYPKRQAGLEQLSQIAAGYQDMEQFIGDLSLDGDPEDEKRKENAVVLSTVHSAKGLEWAAVIIIDLVEDRFPSRKAMQRAEDLEEERRLMYVACTRAKEELKLFVPGSVYNRASGMSDPTLPSPFILELPDTVFERLNESYGGNLETRRRSVYTLPEPTVPAQDGGEPGDAGPARPKADPSKLGFCKHKIFGKGKIVAQLEPNKYRVNFPGFGLKVIIGDYLEFL; this is encoded by the coding sequence ATGAGCATCGACTTCGAGAACGAACTGAACGAGGCGCAACGCGAGGCCGTGACCACCACCGAAGGGCCGGTGCTGGTCATCGCCGGGGCCGGTTCGGGCAAGACCCGGACCATCGTCTACCGGCTGGCCCATCTGGTGAACCAGGGCGTGGACCCGGCCCAGATCCTGCTCCTGACCTTCACACGCAAGGCCGCCCAGGAGATGCTCGCCCGTGCCGAGACCATCCTCGGCCGCTCCCTGCACGGGACCTCGGGCGGCACCTTCCACTCGTTCGCCTACGCCACCCTGCGGCGCAACGCGGCGGACATCGGCTTCGAATCCGGGTTCACTCTCATGGACCGGGCGGACAGCGAAAACATCTGCAAGGAGGTCCGGGACACCCTCAAGCTCGGCAAGGGGGACCGCTCCTATCCCAAGAAGGCCACCCTGCTGGACATGATCACCAAGTCCCGCAACAAGGAGTTGACCATCGAGGCGGTCATGGAGCGCGAGGCCTACCACCTGAGCCCCTACCTGGAAGACATCCAGCGCATTGCCGACGGCTACGCCCAGTTCAAGCGCGAGCACGCCCTGGTGGACTACGACGACCTGCTCTTTCTCCTGGATGATCTGCTGGCCAAGAACGAACCGCTGCGCAACCAACTCCAGGCCCGCTATCGCTACATCATGGTCGACGAGTACCAGGACACCAACCTGGTCCAGGCGCGTATCGTCAAACACCTGGCCGGGACCAAGGGCAACGTCATGGCCGTGGGCGACGACGCCCAGTCCATTTACGCCTTCCGCGGGGCCAACGTGGCCAACATTCTGGAATTCCCAAATATATTCGAAGGCACCAGGGTCATCCGGCTGGAGAAGAACTACCGCTCGGTGCAGCCCATCCTGGACCTGACCAACGAGATCCTCAAGGGCGCGACCACCAAGTTCGACAAGCACCTGTACTCGGACCTCAAGAGCGACAAACTGCCCCAGGTGGTCCACCCCCTGAGCGACCAGACCCAGGCCCGGCTGGTGGTGGACCAGATACTGGAGCTGGGACGCAAGCATCTGCTGCACGATGTGGCCGTGCTCTTCCGCGCGGGCTACCAGTCCTTCCCGTTGGAAGTGGCGCTGACGCGCATCGGCATCGACTACCAGAAATTCGGCGGCATCCGCTTTCACGAGGCCGCCCATGTCAAGGATGTGCTTTCCTACATCCGACTGATCCTCAACCCCCACGACCTGCTCGCCTGGCAGCGGGCCATGGAGCACATCAAGGGTGTGGGCCCCAAGACCGTGGCCAAGATCTACCAGGCCATGCACTCGGGCGACAAGAAGTACATGGCCAAGATGGTCAAAAAGCACGAACCGCTCAAGGAGCTGCTGACCGAACTGGACCGGTTGCGCGCCGGGCCCATGAAGCCGTCGACCATCCTCGAAGCCGTGCTCGCCTTCTACCAGCCCATCCTCATCGAGAAATACCCGGACGACTATCCCAAGCGCCAGGCCGGGCTGGAGCAGCTCAGCCAGATCGCGGCGGGCTACCAGGACATGGAGCAATTCATCGGCGACCTGTCCCTGGACGGCGACCCCGAGGATGAGAAGCGCAAGGAAAACGCGGTGGTCCTGTCCACGGTCCACTCGGCCAAGGGGCTCGAATGGGCGGCGGTGATCATCATCGACCTGGTGGAGGACCGCTTCCCGTCGCGCAAGGCCATGCAGCGGGCCGAGGACCTGGAGGAGGAACGCCGCCTGATGTACGTGGCCTGCACACGGGCCAAGGAGGAACTCAAGCTGTTCGTGCCCGGCTCGGTCTACAACCGGGCCAGCGGCATGTCCGACCCGACCCTGCCCAGCCCGTTCATACTGGAGTTGCCGGACACGGTCTTCGAACGGCTGAACGAATCCTACGGCGGCAACCTGGAGACCCGGCGGCGATCGGTGTACACTCTGCCCGAACCGACCGTCCCCGCCCAAGACGGAGGCGAGCCGGGGGACGCCGGGCCCGCGCGGCCCAAGGCCGACCCGTCCAAACTCGGGTTCTGCAAACACAAGATTTTCGGCAAGGGCAAGATCGTCGCCCAACTGGAACCGAACAAATACAGGGTCAATTTCCCCGGCTTCGGCCTCAAGGTCATCATCGGGGACTACCTGGAATTCCTGTGA
- a CDS encoding alkaline phosphatase family protein, with the protein MSLLLPSEPRPKLAVLGLDGLPLGLARSLGASLPNLRRLAEDATTVRAELPELSPVNWTSFHTGEGPEAHGIFGFSHLDPQTYALRVTRATDVACPTVFDRLGERGLVSRVVNLPNTYPARPLRGMLVAGFVAPELNGAAYPPFLADKLHEAGYKLEADTSRGRADLDFLLSELRATLNSRLTALDMLWPDLAWDLFVHVFTETDRLFHFHMDAVLHAKHPNHMACMRFLADWDHALGRFLTRYDALPGPKRLLVLADHGFTELKTEVSLNTWLTRAGLLSLSGPPQDEWDASKITPESKAFALDPGRIYLHERGRFARGRVEPIEREGLLGRISDGLMALEYEGKPVLKAVHRGANAYPGATSDQCPDLVVEARPGFDLKAKFDRRNIFGLHGRTGTHTVDGAIFADSHGARPERMRDVGRIILQHFDITE; encoded by the coding sequence ATGTCCTTGCTCCTGCCCTCCGAGCCACGCCCCAAGCTGGCCGTCCTCGGCCTGGACGGCCTGCCGCTCGGCCTCGCCCGCTCCCTGGGCGCATCCCTGCCCAACCTGCGCAGGCTGGCTGAAGACGCGACCACGGTCCGGGCCGAACTGCCCGAGCTCTCCCCGGTCAACTGGACCTCCTTCCACACCGGGGAAGGCCCGGAGGCGCACGGCATTTTCGGCTTCTCCCACCTGGACCCGCAGACCTACGCGCTGCGCGTCACCCGGGCAACGGACGTGGCCTGCCCGACCGTCTTCGACCGGCTCGGCGAGCGGGGTCTGGTCTCGCGGGTGGTCAACCTGCCCAACACCTACCCGGCCCGCCCGCTGCGCGGCATGCTCGTGGCCGGGTTCGTGGCCCCGGAACTCAACGGCGCGGCCTACCCGCCATTCCTGGCCGACAAGCTCCATGAGGCGGGCTACAAGCTCGAAGCCGATACCAGCCGGGGCCGGGCCGACCTGGACTTTCTCCTGAGTGAGCTGCGCGCCACCCTCAACTCCCGGCTGACCGCCCTGGACATGCTCTGGCCCGATCTGGCCTGGGACCTGTTCGTGCACGTCTTCACCGAGACCGACCGGCTCTTTCACTTCCACATGGACGCGGTGCTCCATGCCAAACACCCGAACCACATGGCCTGCATGCGCTTTCTGGCGGACTGGGACCACGCCCTGGGCCGATTCCTGACCCGCTACGACGCGCTCCCCGGCCCCAAACGGCTCCTGGTCCTGGCCGACCACGGCTTCACCGAGTTGAAGACCGAGGTCAGCCTGAACACATGGCTTACGCGAGCCGGGCTCCTCTCCCTGTCCGGGCCGCCGCAGGACGAATGGGACGCCTCGAAGATCACCCCCGAATCCAAGGCCTTCGCCCTGGACCCCGGCCGCATCTACCTCCACGAACGAGGGCGGTTCGCGCGAGGCCGGGTGGAACCGATCGAACGCGAGGGGCTGCTCGGCCGCATCTCGGACGGGCTCATGGCCCTGGAATACGAGGGCAAGCCGGTCCTCAAGGCCGTACACCGGGGCGCGAACGCCTATCCGGGCGCAACCTCGGACCAATGCCCGGACCTGGTCGTCGAAGCCCGCCCCGGCTTCGACCTCAAGGCCAAATTCGATCGCCGAAATATTTTTGGTTTGCATGGACGCACCGGGACACATACGGTGGACGGAGCCATTTTCGCCGACTCACACGGCGCACGGCCCGAACGGATGCGGGACGTCGGGCGTATCATACTGCAACACTTCGACATCACGGAATAA
- a CDS encoding DUF2156 domain-containing protein, translating to MTLNFEPISLDRQDEYHEALTGCPQLLTSDFSFANVFGWADHYGLEWAFHSGLCFIRQTRPEPVCWAPVGPWESYDWAGCRAMTEGKKFVRVPEALTRLWSIAYGNKMTITESREHWDYVYSVEELIALKGKTFHKKKNLLNQFKKNYLYTYESMAPECVEEVLEMQDEWYKWYEENNPSEALKAENHAITRVLQHIDQIKGLMGATIRVDGKVIAYTVAEPLCEDSLVIHFEKGDIRFKGVYQAINQMFLENDGAEYTNVNREQDLGDEGLRKAKMSYNPTFFLKKFEAELL from the coding sequence ATGACCCTGAACTTCGAACCCATTTCTCTGGACCGGCAGGACGAATACCATGAAGCCCTGACCGGCTGTCCCCAATTGCTGACCAGCGACTTCTCCTTTGCCAACGTCTTCGGCTGGGCCGACCATTATGGCCTGGAGTGGGCCTTCCACAGCGGCCTGTGCTTCATCCGCCAGACCAGGCCGGAACCGGTCTGCTGGGCGCCCGTGGGCCCATGGGAAAGCTACGACTGGGCCGGATGCCGGGCCATGACCGAAGGGAAAAAATTCGTTCGCGTGCCCGAGGCCCTGACCCGGCTGTGGTCCATCGCCTACGGCAACAAGATGACCATCACCGAGAGCCGCGAGCACTGGGACTACGTCTACTCGGTGGAGGAGTTGATCGCCCTCAAGGGCAAGACCTTCCACAAGAAAAAGAACCTGCTCAACCAGTTCAAGAAGAACTACCTGTACACCTACGAGTCCATGGCCCCCGAGTGCGTGGAAGAGGTCCTGGAAATGCAGGACGAATGGTACAAGTGGTACGAGGAGAACAACCCGTCCGAGGCGCTCAAGGCCGAGAACCACGCCATCACCCGTGTGCTCCAGCACATCGACCAGATCAAGGGGTTGATGGGCGCGACCATCCGGGTGGACGGCAAGGTCATCGCCTACACCGTGGCCGAGCCCCTGTGCGAGGACTCCCTGGTCATCCACTTCGAGAAGGGCGACATCCGCTTCAAGGGCGTGTACCAGGCCATCAACCAGATGTTCCTGGAGAACGACGGGGCGGAGTACACCAACGTCAACCGCGAACAGGACCTCGGGGACGAGGGGCTGCGCAAGGCGAAGATGTCGTACAACCCCACTTTCTTCCTCAAAAAATTCGAGGCGGAACTGCTCTAG
- a CDS encoding MATE family efflux transporter — protein sequence MSNNDLTAQMSRSPTRTIWKLAWPQLIMTMFHVLIGMTDVWVAGYISREVQASLGIITQSLFFLLVVAMAVANGAVAAISQSIGAGLEQRARRYVGLCLILACLLGAVFLVVGLPLKDLLISALQVPESMRPVTHYFMTVFLLLLPPYYMLLITNAIFRARKQVFYPLYCMMIVTGLNTVLDLGLGLGWFGLPEIGYKGLAWATFGSVTCGALFNLALLAVQGQLNPACFAPWRWMKRATPYLVKVAWPSGLMQVVWQSGYLVLYAITASLPGGAVNALAGMSIGLRIESLLFMPAMAFNMTASILIGHYLGARQPLEAKRFGFRILALGLVSISLFALVVWQFINPWVALLTRDTAVAAQAVSYLKWNMLAIPFTLTSMILAGAFNGAGATVYNMLIMGGATWILRLPLAYLLGHEVMNGAEGIWIAMFCSQIVQSSILFYFYNFKNWQRFAMIRHRNGQKG from the coding sequence ATGTCGAACAACGATCTCACTGCGCAGATGTCGCGCTCTCCCACCCGAACCATCTGGAAGCTGGCCTGGCCCCAGTTGATCATGACCATGTTCCACGTGCTCATCGGCATGACGGACGTATGGGTGGCCGGGTATATCTCCCGCGAAGTCCAGGCCTCGCTGGGCATCATCACCCAGTCGCTGTTCTTCCTGCTGGTGGTCGCCATGGCCGTAGCCAACGGCGCGGTGGCGGCCATCAGCCAGTCCATCGGGGCCGGGCTGGAGCAACGCGCCCGGCGGTACGTGGGCTTGTGTCTCATCCTGGCCTGCCTGCTCGGGGCGGTGTTCCTGGTCGTGGGCCTACCGCTCAAGGACCTGCTCATCTCCGCCCTGCAGGTGCCGGAGTCCATGCGTCCGGTGACCCATTATTTCATGACCGTGTTCCTGCTCCTGCTGCCACCCTATTACATGCTGCTCATCACCAACGCCATCTTCCGAGCGCGCAAGCAGGTCTTCTACCCGCTCTACTGCATGATGATTGTCACCGGCTTGAACACCGTGCTCGACCTCGGCCTGGGGCTGGGCTGGTTCGGCCTGCCGGAAATCGGCTACAAGGGGCTGGCCTGGGCCACCTTCGGCTCGGTCACCTGCGGCGCGCTTTTCAACTTGGCCCTGCTGGCCGTGCAGGGGCAGCTCAACCCCGCCTGCTTCGCGCCCTGGCGCTGGATGAAGCGGGCCACGCCCTACCTGGTCAAGGTGGCCTGGCCCTCGGGGCTCATGCAGGTCGTCTGGCAGTCCGGCTATCTGGTCCTGTACGCCATCACCGCCAGCCTGCCCGGCGGCGCGGTCAACGCCCTGGCCGGCATGTCCATCGGGCTGCGCATCGAATCCCTGCTGTTCATGCCCGCCATGGCCTTCAATATGACCGCAAGCATCCTCATCGGCCACTACCTCGGCGCGCGGCAACCTCTGGAGGCCAAACGGTTCGGCTTCCGCATCCTGGCCCTGGGGCTGGTCTCCATCTCCCTGTTCGCCCTGGTGGTCTGGCAGTTCATCAACCCGTGGGTGGCCCTGCTCACCCGTGACACCGCCGTGGCCGCCCAGGCGGTCAGCTACCTCAAGTGGAACATGCTGGCCATCCCCTTCACCCTGACCAGCATGATCCTGGCCGGGGCCTTCAACGGGGCCGGAGCCACCGTGTACAACATGCTCATCATGGGCGGCGCGACCTGGATCCTCAGGCTCCCCCTGGCCTACCTCCTCGGCCACGAGGTCATGAACGGGGCCGAGGGCATCTGGATCGCCATGTTCTGTTCGCAGATCGTCCAGTCGTCCATCCTGTTCTATTTCTACAATTTCAAAAACTGGCAGCGTTTCGCCATGATCAGGCATCGAAACGGCCAAAAAGGATAA
- a CDS encoding response regulator yields the protein MQLNMDMRILVVDDSSTMRRIIKNDLRELGFRNVITADDGRPAWEIIERDSIDLILSDHKMPGMTGQELLTLVRKHPDYKCLPFIMITAEAFRDNVLQAIKLGVSNYVVKPFSAQQLREKIEKVCGAVC from the coding sequence ATGCAGTTGAACATGGATATGCGTATTCTGGTGGTGGACGATTCCAGCACCATGCGGCGGATTATAAAGAATGACTTGAGGGAATTGGGATTCCGGAACGTGATCACGGCCGACGACGGCCGTCCGGCCTGGGAGATCATCGAGCGGGATTCCATCGACCTGATCCTGTCCGACCACAAGATGCCCGGCATGACCGGTCAGGAACTGCTCACCCTCGTCCGCAAGCACCCCGATTACAAGTGTTTGCCCTTCATCATGATCACGGCCGAGGCCTTCCGCGACAACGTCCTGCAGGCCATCAAGCTCGGCGTCTCCAATTACGTGGTCAAGCCCTTCAGCGCCCAGCAACTGCGCGAAAAGATCGAGAAGGTCTGCGGCGCGGTCTGCTGA
- a CDS encoding energy-coupling factor ABC transporter ATP-binding protein, whose translation MSHAVIELSDISYSFPGRQETLNGLNFHLHPGEKLGLFGPNGAGKSTMLHILMGLLTPDKGEVTLFGAPMSDAKAFEAARLKIGFLFQHSDDQLFCPTVLDDVAFGPLNQGLSQEEASERAREALETVGLAGFEDRVPHRLSGGEKKLVALATILSMRPEVLVLDEPTTGLSPEAKNRLVGILKRLDMARLVVSHDPDFLAATTDRLLAMRDGRIQPGELKPHSHVHVHEEGDVPHQH comes from the coding sequence GTGAGCCACGCCGTCATCGAACTGTCCGATATCTCTTACTCCTTCCCGGGGCGGCAGGAGACCCTCAACGGGCTGAACTTTCACCTGCATCCCGGCGAAAAGCTCGGCCTGTTCGGGCCCAACGGCGCGGGCAAATCCACCATGCTGCACATCCTCATGGGGCTGCTCACCCCGGACAAGGGCGAGGTAACCCTATTCGGCGCGCCCATGTCCGACGCCAAGGCGTTCGAGGCGGCCCGCTTGAAAATAGGCTTTCTTTTCCAGCACTCAGACGACCAGTTGTTCTGCCCCACGGTCCTCGACGATGTGGCCTTCGGCCCGCTCAACCAGGGCTTAAGCCAGGAGGAGGCCTCCGAGCGCGCCCGCGAGGCCCTGGAGACCGTCGGGCTGGCCGGATTCGAGGACCGCGTGCCGCACCGGCTCTCGGGCGGCGAAAAGAAATTGGTCGCCCTGGCCACCATCCTGTCCATGCGCCCCGAGGTCCTGGTCCTGGACGAGCCGACCACCGGGCTCTCGCCCGAGGCCAAGAACCGGCTGGTGGGCATCCTGAAGAGACTGGACATGGCCCGGCTGGTGGTCTCCCACGACCCGGACTTCCTGGCCGCCACCACCGACCGGCTGTTGGCCATGCGCGACGGCCGCATCCAGCCCGGCGAGCTCAAGCCGCACAGCCACGTCCACGTGCACGAGGAAGGGGACGTGCCCCATCAACATTAG